Within the Acidimicrobiales bacterium genome, the region ACGTCGAGCACGGCATCTGGTGGAAGAACGGGGGTGGCGCAATCGAGTTCGGCATCAACGTGATCACCCTCGTGTTCTCCGTCGGTTTGTTGCGCTGGGCCTGGTCGAACCGCCGAAGCCTGCTCACCGACGGCTGACTACTTGTAGGCCCACACTTGGGCGCCGCGCTTGGTGATCGTCATCGGCGCCTCGATGCCTTCGGCCGTTGCCGCCCAGTCCGCAACGTTGAACGCGTGCAGGTAGTCGGCGTGCCCCAGTTCGGGTCGATGCCTGCGAGTTCGGCGTCGTTCCAGCGGCTCGGTGACGACGCCACGAACAGCCCGCCGGGCTCGAGGATCCGGTGCGCCTCCTGGATGCCGGCGCCCGGGTCGTCGAGGAAGTAGAAGCAGTTGACCGCGGCGACGCCGTCGACCGAGGTGTCGGCGAGCGGCCGCGCCCGGAGGTCACCGCGGACCGCTGGGGTCGTGCACTCCGTCGTCATCGTCTCGTCCGCGTCCACCACGACGGTGGAGGCGCCGGCCAGCAGCGCCGCGATCGGCCCCCGACCGCCGCCGATCTCCGCGAAGCGTGTCACCCCGTGGGCGGCAAACCGGCGGGCGAGCGAGGGGTAGATGTCCTCCACGACGAGGTAGTGGTCGAAGATCCGCTGCACCGCGGCCATCCGCGCCGCGTCGGGGTGGATGTACTGCTCCGTCGACAGGGACGGCGCGACCGGTCTCATCGGGTCGGGCACGTGCGATACGGTCGCGTAACTACAAGCGCGTAATTTGTCCACAGGCCCCTGTGGACGAGGAGTTGGTTCGTGGGTTCTTCGTTCACCCACCTGCATCTGCACACCGAGTACTCGATGCTCGACGGCGCGGCGCGGGTGGCCGACGTCGTGCGCGCCGCGGTCGCTGACGGCATGCCGGCGATCGGGATGACCGACCACGGCAACATGTACGGCACCATCGACTTCTACGAGACGTGCCGGAAGCACGGCGTCAACCCGATCATCGGGTTCGAGGCGTACATGGCGGGCGAGAGCCGGTTCGAGCGCCCGCCGCGGCGTGGTCGCGTGGACGACACCGGCGGCGACGCCGAGGGCGGCCAGAAGCTCTACTACCACCTGACCCTGCTGGCCGAGAACAACGCGGGCTACGCCAACCTGCTCAAACTCAGCTCCCTCGCGTTCCTCGAGGGCTACTACTACCAACCCCGCCTCGACTGGGAACTGCTCGAGAAGCACCACGACGGCGTGATCGCGACCAGCGGCTGCCTCGGCGGCGTCGTCCTCCAGGCGTTGTTGCAAGGCGACCAGCGCAAGGCCACGAAGCTCGCCGGGCGCCTCCAGGACATCTTCGGCCGCGACAACTTCTTCATCGAGTTGCAGGACCACGGCATGGAGGAGCAGCGCCGTACCAACCCGCTGCTGCTCGAGATCGCCAAGGAGATCCAGGCGCCGCTGCTGGCGACCAACGACAGCCACTACACCGACCACAGCGACGCGGCGGCGCACGACGCCCTGCTGTGCGTGCAGACCAACTCGACCGTCGACGATCCAAGCCGGTTCCGCTTCGGCTCCGACCAGCATTACTTCAAGACGGCGGCCGAGATGCGCTACCTGTTCCGCGAGCTACCCGAGGCGTGCGACAACTCGCTGTGGATCGCCGAGCGCGCCAACGTCACCATCGACTTCGACCGCGCCGAGCTGCCCAAGTTCCCGCTGCCCGATGGCTTCGCCGACGACGCCGAGTACCTGCGCCACGTCGCCTACGAGGGGGCGCGTCAGCGCTACGGCGAGGTGCTGTCGCAAGAAGTGACCGAGCGGCTCGACTACGAGCTGCAGGTCATCGGCAACATGGGGTTCTCGACGTACTTCCTCATCGTCGGCGACCTCATCCGCCACGCCAAGGAACGCCGCATCCGCGTCGGTCCCGGCCGCGGCAGCGCCGCCGGTTGCTGCGTCGCCTACTGCCTCGGGATCACCAACCTCGACCCGATCCGCTTCGACCTGCTGTTCGAGCGCTTCTTGAACCCCGGCCGCAAGCAGATGCCGGACATCGACATGGACTTCGACGAACGGTATCGAGGCGAGATGATCCGCTACGTCGCCGACAAGTACGGCCGTGATCACCTGGCGCAGATCGTGACGTTCTCGACGATCAAAGCGCGCGCCGCGGTGCGCGACGCGGCGCGCGTGCTCGGCTATCCCTACGTGGTCGGCGACAAGATCGCCAAGGCGATGCCGCCGCTCATCATGGGGCGCGACACGCCCCTCGGCGCCTGCCTCGAACTCACCGAAGGCCACGAGGGCGGCTTCCAGATGGCGGGCGACCTGCGCGTCATGTACGAGACCGACCCCGACGCCCGCAAGGTGATCGACGTCGCCAAGGGGCTCGAAGGCCTCCGTCGCCAGTCGGGCATCCACGCGTCGGCGGTCGTGATCTCACGCGAGCCGCTGATGGAGTACTGCCCGGTGCAGCGCAAGCCGGAAGCGGGCGTCGAGCTCGAGGACGCACCCATCGTCACCCAGTTCGAAGGTCCCGCGATCGAGAAGCTCGGTCTGCTGAAGATGGACTTTCTCGGCCTGCGCAACCTCACGGTGATCGAGCAGGCGCTCGACCTCATCGAGGCCAACACCGGAGACCGCCCGGACGTCGACGCCATCCCCCTCGACGATCCCGACACGCTCGCACTCCTGCGCACCGGAGAGACGATCGGCGTGTTCCAGTTGGAAGGCGGGCCGATGCGCTCGCTCGTGCGAGCCTTGGCGCCGACGAGCTTCGACGACGTCTCCGCGTTGCTGGCGTTGTACCGGCCCGGGCCGATGGCGGCCAACATGCACTACGACTACGCCGACCGCAAGAACGGTCGCAAGCCGATCGAACACATCCATCCTGAACTCGAAGAAGTGCTCGGCGACACCTACGGGCTCATGATCTACCAAGAGTCGATGATGCGCGTGGCGCAGCGCTTCGCCGGCTATTCGCTCGCCGAAGCGGACAACCTGCGCAAGGCCGCGGGCAAGAAGGTGCGCTCGATCATGGCGGCCGAGCGCGAGAAGTTCGTCGAAGGGTGCGAGAAGACGGGCTACGGCGCGGCGCTCGGCACGCAGTTGTTCGACATCATCGAGCCCTTCGCCGACTACGCGTTCAACAAGTCGCACACGTACGCGTATGGACTCGTGTCGTGGCAGACGGCGTGGCTCAAGGCGCACCATCCCGTCGAGTACTTCGCCGCGTTGCTGACCAGCGTGCGCGACGACAAGGACGCCACCGCCAAGTACCTCTCGGAGTGCCGCAACCTCGGCATCGAAGTGCTGGTGCCCGACGTCAACCAGTCGGTCGCCGGCTTCGGGGCCAAAGGTCGCACGATCCCGTTCGGTCTCGCGGCGATCCGCAACGTCGGTACCAACCTGGTGTCGATGATCGTGGCCGAGCGCGAGGCCAACGGACCGTTCCTCGACTTTTACGACTTCTGCCAGCGCGTCGACCCGATCGTGTTGAACAAGCGGTCGGTCGACTCGCTCATCAAGGCCGGGGCGTTCGACTCGCTGGGCTACCCGCGCCAGGGGCTGTGCCTGGCGGCAGAGTCGATCGTCGACCTCGTGCTGTCACGCCGACGCGAGCGCGACGTGGGCGTGATGAGCCTGTTCGATCAGCTCGACGACACCGGCGAGCCGTCGTGGGACGACACGCGCGTGCCGATCCCCGAGGTCGAGTTCGACAAGATGACGCGGCTGGGCTTCGAGAAGGAAATGCTCGGCCTCTACGTTTCGGACCATCCGCTCAAGGGTGCCGAGGCGGCGCTGCGGCGCCTCACGGACGCGTCGGTGTCCGAAGCGCGCGAGCTCGACGACGGGGCGGTGCGCGTTGTGGGCGGCGTCGTCACCACGCTGGCCCGCAAGTGGACCAAGAAGGGGGACCTGATGGCCACCTTCGTCCTCGAAGACCTCGACGGCGCCATGGAGGTGATGGTCTTCCCCAAGGTGATGCAGGAGTGGGGGAGCCTGCTCACCGACGACGCCATCGTGTGCGTGAAGGCCCGCGTCGACAAGCGGGAAGACGAGCCGAAACTCACCTGCCTCGAGATCCGCCGGCCCGAGATCGTCTTCGATGCCGCGTCCCGCCTCGAACTGCGCGTATCGGAGGGCGTGAGCGACACCACCCTGGCCGAGTTGAAGCGCATCCTGCTCGAGTATCCGGGCGACGCCGACGTCTACCTGCACTTTGGGACCAAAAAGCTGCGCCTGCCGTCGGAATTCCGGTGCGATCCGAGCACCCGACTGGTGGCGGAACTGCGCGTTTTGCTCGGATCGAACGCAGTTATCTGACCGTTGCGTGTGAACCTTCGGTCTCCCAGCATCTAAACTGACCGGGCGGTCAAGTACGGGCCGCCGGAAACTGCCGCCGAGGAGAGATCGAGGTCCATGGCGATCGATGTCGTAACCAAGGACTGCACCGCCCTGAGCGATGCGGAGTTGGCCGAACTGGCCGATATGTGCGCTGGGGGGCCTGCGGGATACGAGATTGGCGTCCTTTCCAAGTACCGGGAGGACTGGGTCCTGGTGTCACAGGCCCGTGAGAACGGCAAGCTGCACGGCTTCGCCTTCTGCACGCTCGAGCGCATCGGCGGCACGCCGTGCCTGCTGATCGGCCTCGGGTCGGTCAAGCGCACCTCGAAGCGTGAATCGGTGCTCAAGGCGCTGATGGCCAACATGTACCAGCGCGCCGTCATGGCCTTCCCCGACGAAGACGTCGTGGTCGGCACCAAGATGATCGACGCCGGCGCCTTCAACGCCTTCAAGGGTCTGGCCGACGTGTGCCCGCAGCCCGAGCACCGCACCACCGGTGAGGAGCGGGCGTGGAGCCGCCGTCTGGCCAAGCGCTTCGGCGCCGAGGGCCGGATCGACGACCGCTCGTTCATCGTCACCGGCGACGGCGACACACCGGGCGTGCTCGATCACGAGTCGCTCAAGCCCGAGGCGATCAAGGCGGACGTGGCGGCGTACTTCACGCCGCTCAAGCGTGACAACGGCGATTACCTGATCGCCTTCGGCTGGGCGATGGCAGAAGACCTCGCCGGCGCCAAGCTGCCCAAGTAAGCGCGTCCCGCTGAAAACTGCACTAGTCCTCGGGGGCGGGGGTACCGTCGGCCTCGCCTATCACGCCGGGGTGCTGCGCGCCCTCGAAGTCGAGACGGGGTTTTCGCCCGACGACGCCGAGGTCATCGTCGGTACGTCGGCTGGGTCGGTGGTGGCCGCGTATCTGCGCAGCGGCATGTCGACCAAGGACATGTGGCTGCTCGCCCGCGGCGAGCACCCGACGCACGAGTCCTTCGGCGGCACCGGTGATCGCCGGCCCGACTTGTTCGCGCCGACGTGGGGCAACCCGATCGACGTCGTCCGGAACCTGATCGGCTCGGCCTACGTGCTGGCGCGGGCCGTGTCGCCTTTTCCCCTCCGGCCGCCGGCGGTGCTGCGCTCCGTCTTCCCCGGCGGCATGTTCACCCTCGAGGAGGGCGAGCGGCGCTTCGCCGAGGAACTGCCGAGCGCGTGGCCCGACCAGGCTTTGTGGCTCACCACCGTCGACATCGTGACGGGCCGGCGCGTCGTACTCGGCCGGCCCGGCGCCCCCAAGGTCGAGTTGCCCCGCGCCGTGCTCGCCAGCGCCGCGATTCCCGGGGTGTACCGGCCGGTGCAGGTCGGTCGGCGCAGCCTCATCGACGGCGGCGCGCACTCCACCAGCAATCTCGACCTCGCAGTGCAGGCCGACGTCGACCGCATCATCGGCGTCGTGCCCCTCGCCTTTGACACCGCGTTGCCGCCGGGGCCGCTCGGCCAACTCGTGCGCAACATCCCGGCGCGCCAGCTGCACGCCGAGATGGCGCTGGCCCGTCGACGCAACATCGAGGTGCTGCTGTTCCGCCCGTCCGCGTCGGAGGTGCGTCACCACGGCCTCAACCTCATGCGTCCCGACGGGCTCGAGCGCATCGCCGAGCTGGCCTACGAAGCCACGGTCGAAGCGCTGGCGACGGACCGGTTCGCCGAAGCGTTCGCGGCCTGAAGGCGCCTAACCCGGCAGGAGGGCCGGCACTGTCTTGTAGCAGTGCCCGAAGAAGGGTGCGCTGAGCGCGATGAGGAGGCGCCGGCGCGCTCGCAGCGGATGGCCGTTGCGCTTGTTGATCGCCTCGATGGCGACGGGGTCGGTGCAGGGCAGTTCGTGGACGTGGCCGCGGAAGCGGAATTTGACGATCAAGCCTTCGGCGGTGGCCGAAAGCACGATGTCGCCGTGCGGGTTGACGATCGTCATCGAGGGGCGGTCGCCTTGGAGGGTCCAGTAGGGGACGGCCTCGCCGGCGAATCCGAGGAGTTCGTTCTTCTCCGGATGATGCAGCGGCGTCAGCAGCTTCTGGGCGCGGCGGCCGCGCAGGCGACCGATGGCGACCGGCGGGTGATCGAGCTCGATGGTCTCGGGGCGCGACGGGTCCGGCTCGGCCGGGTTGGCGACGGTACGCGCAGAGAGCACGTCCATCTGGCGCAGGCGTATCGGCACCACGTTGCTCGACTCGGGATCCCACGTGGCCCACACCAACCCGCCCGTGTCGAGGTCGACGCACGCGGCTTCGCCGTCACCGGGCGCGAGCAACAGCAGACGCACGTGCGCGCCAAGCGGCGCGACCGGCTTGCGAAACGCCGGATGCTGCGAATTCTGGGCAAGCGCCACGCCTCAATGTTCGCCCTGTGGACAACGTCGAGGGTGGATACCCGGCGCGTCAGGCGACGTCAGGCGGCGTCAAGCAGCGCGCCGATGGCGCGGGCGCGCACGGCTTGGAGGTGTCGGACGAATTCGTTCTCGCGTTCGGCGGTGGCATCTTGTGGAGGCGCGGCAGTGCCCGGTGGCCGAGTGACGCGGGTTCGGCCGTTCGGGTCGGTGAGCTCGTAGGTGCCGTCGGGGTGTAATCGTTCGGACCAGCCGACGCGATGGGCAACAGGGTGATGAAGGCTGCACTTCAACACGAGGTTGCCGATCGACGTTGGCCCGTGGTCGCGTTCCCACCACTCGACGTGGTGGGCGTCGCACCATGACGGCGGCCGATCACAGCCGGGGTGTCGGCAGTGCTGGTCGCGGGCGACGAGGGCGTTCCACAGGCCCGGGGGTGGTGTGCGTACGGCGCGGCCGTAGTCGAGAATCTCGGAGCCGGCCGCCATCAGGCGGTGCAGGTCGCAGTCGCACAGCAACCGTTGGAGCGTTTCGGTATCGAACCGCAGACCGGTGGTGATGTCGAAGCCTTCGAGGTGGTCGGTGCCGAGACTGGCAGCGTCGATCATCACGTTGAGATGAGGGCGGTGGCGGTTCGCGGGGTTGGTGATGTTCTGGTGGTCACAGAACCAGCGGAAGATGGCGACGAGGGCGGCGCCGCGGCGTTCGGCCGCGGGGATGTCGAAGTCGTGTGAGTCGGCGACTTCTAGCGCGGCAACGGCGAGGCCGTAGCCCTCGGCATCGAGCGTGGCGGTGAGGTGGCCGCGATCTTCGAGCGTCGCCGACATATGGGCGATGTTTTCGCGGTCGTCAGGCTTTGGCCCCGGGTTGAGCGCGTCGGCGCGTTGGCGCCATACGCGCATGGCGGTGAGCGTGCCGAGCGTGTCGAGCGAGGTCAGGTGCGCCAACAGATCAGCCTCGTGCTCGGCGAACAAGCCGACGTGGCGGTCGATCGCCTGCGCGCAGATGATCTTGATCTGCCCGCCGCTCAGGCGACCGTCGAGCCACGCTGCCGCGACCAACGGCCAGCACCGCAGCTTCTTGGCCGCGCTCACCATCCAGGCAGCGTCGGCTCGGGTGTATCCCTGCTCGCGGAGCCACTCCGCCGCCGACACATATCCGGGAGCGTCCCACTCCCGCGACGCGTCGAACGCGCCGACCGCCATCGTCAGCCGCGCCGTGAACCGGTCGTGTTCCGCGACAGCCTCGGCAAGCTCGGCGACCAATGACATCGACGTAATTCTACCCGAAGGGTGTGACGCCGAACAGAGAAAAATCGTACAGACGTTCGGTGTCAGGCGAGCGACTTCAGGAGCGCTTCCACGTCCTGGACCGGCAACTCGCAGACGTAGTCGCGGCAGACGTAGGCGTTGCCTTCGGTGCGGCCTTCCCACAGGGGCGAGTCGTAGGGCTCGCCCCATGCCAGCACCGACAGCGGCCGCCACTCGCCGCGGTAGGCGGCGACGAGGGCGTTGTTGCGGCCGGGGATCACGACTTCGGTGATGCCGCGCGCCAGGAGATGGGCGACGTACACCGCGTGACTGAACGCCGCGGGGTGGTCGCCGATGGGGAGACCGGCGACGATCTCGCGGGCGCGGTCGGTGTAGCGGTCGACGCCGGTGAGGGCGCCGAGACGGGCGAGACCCAGCGCGCCGACGGCGTTGGTCGACGGCGTGGCGCCGTCGAAGGTCTCCTTCGGATTCGCCACGAGCGCCGGTGCGTCGCGCCCGACGGTGAAGATCCCGCCGCCGCCGTCGTCCCAGAACAAATCGAGGAGGGCGTCGGCGGCGGTGCGCGCTTCGTTCGTCCAGCGGGCGGTCCCGGTTGCCTCGCCGAGACGCGTGAACGCGTCGACCAGCCAGGCGTAGTCACCGGCCACCGCGAGGTGCTGGGCGCCGCTTTCCTGCTGCCAGGCCCGCATCCAGCGGTCGCCGGCGCGCAGGTGTGCCAGCAGGAATTCGGCGGTCTCGACGGCCGCCGCCAGCCAGTCGTCGCGGCCGAACGCGCTGCCCGCTTCGGCCAGCGCGGCGACGAACATGGCGTTGGTCTCGGTGATGACCTTGTCGTCGCGCAAGGGACGCACGCGCGTGGCGCGCCCGTCGAGCAGGATCCGCGCGGCGCGCGCCACGTTCGGCGGCACCGTGGGGTCGGCGTCGACTGGGCGGAACAAGATGCTGCGGCCTTCGAAGTTGCCGGCGGGTACGACGCCGTAGAACGCCATGAACTCGTCCGCGAGCGCGGAGTCGTGCAGCGCGCCGCGGATCTCCTCGGGCGACCACGTGTAGAAGAGGCCTTCGTGGCCTTCGCTGTCGGCGTCTTCGGCCGACGCCAGACCGCCTCCGGGCAGGCGCAGGTCGCGCAGCACGTACTCGATCGTGCGCGTGACGACCTGGTGATACCAGCGGTTACCGGTGAGCTGCGCGCCGTGCGTGTACACCCGCACGAAACCGGCCTGGTCGTAGAGCATCTTCTCGAAGTGGGGGACGAGCCACTGCGGGTCGACGGAGTAGCGGGCGAACCCACCGCCGAGGTGATCGTGGATGCCGCCGGCCGCCATGGCGTCGAGCGTGCGGGTGGCGGCGCGGCGCGCCGCGTCGTTGCCGGCGCGGGCGGTGAGGAACAGCGCGTCGACCATCGAGGGTTGTGGGAACTTCGGCGCGCCGCCGAAGCCGCCGAGGCGGTCGTCGTGGTTGGCGAGCAGCAGTTGCACGGTGCCTTCGAGCGGGTCGAACGCGCGGCGCTGCGCTGGCGGCAGGAGGCTGAAGCCGCCGCTCGAGCGCTCGCGTACGGCGTCGGTTACCTGGTCGGCCTGTTCGAGCACCTCGTCCTTGCGGTTGACCCAGGCGTCGTGCACCGCGTCCATGACGTCGCTGAAGCTCGGCATGCCATGGCGGCGCTCGGGCGGGAAGTACGTACCAGCGAAGAACGGCCGTTGCGCGTCGGGCTCGACGAACACCGTCATCGGCCAGCCGCCGCGGCCGGTCATCGCCTGGGTGGCGTCCATGTAGATGGCGTCGACGTCGGGCCGCTCCTCGCGGTCGACCTTGATGTTGACGAACCGCTCGTTCATCACCGCGGCGGTGGCGGCGTCCTCGAAGCTTTCGTGCGCCATCACGTGGCACCAGTGGCAGGCGGCGTAGCCGATCGACAGCAGCACCGGCTTGCCCGTCGCCCGCGCCTCGGCGAAGGCCTCTTCACCCCACGGCCACCAGTCGACGGGATTGTCGGCGTGCTGGCGCAGATACGGGCTGGCCTGGGTGGCGAGGCGATTAGGCATGGAAGGGCTGTACCTCGATCACGGCGTCGAGATGCAACGGACCGTAGATGTGCGGGAAGTCGTTCTCGACCTTGATCTCGGCGCTGACCAGCGCCGGGTCGATGGTGACGACGACGAGCGGCTCGCTGACGTCGCTATACACCAGGACGCCCGTCGGCTGGACCTGATGGGCGAACGAGCAGTGGATGAAGCCGACCTCGTCGAGCGACTTGCCCCGCGTCGAACCGGTGTAGACACCCATCGCGGCAGCGGCGTACCACTGCGCCTGGTCGGTGATGTGGAAGATCGGCTCCATCGCGACCCAGACGTTAGGTTGCGGCGCATGGATCTACGACTGGACGGGAAAGTGGCGGTCGTCACCGGCGGATCGCGCGGCATCGGCCGCGCGATCGCGCAGGCGATGGCTGACTCTGGGGCACGGGTGATGATCTCGTCGCGCAAGGCCGACGACCTCGAGGTCGCGGCGAAGGAAATCGGCAACGGTTGCGAATGGTTCGCCGCCAACGCCGGTAACGAAGAGGAAGCGGCGGCGTGCATCGCCGCGACCGTCGAGCGTCTCGGTGGCATCGACATCCTCGTCAACAACGCGGCCACCAATCCCTACATGGGATCGATTCTCGGCATCGACCGCGCCCGCGCCGACAAGACGGTGCAGGTCAACCAGTGGGGCGTGTTGCGCTGGACGCAGCTGGCCGTCGAGGCCGGCCTCGGCAAGGACCCGGGCTCGTCGGTCATCAACATCGCGTCGGTCGGCGGCTTCGGCGCCAACGCCGTGATCGGTTGGTACAACGTGACCAAGGCCGCCGTCATCCACCTCACCCGCAACCTGGCCCTCGAGCTGGGACCGAACACGCGCGTCAACGCGATCTGCCCCGGCCTGGTGAACACCGACATGGCCAAAGCGCTCGTCGACGCCGCCGGCGAGCAGATGGCGCGGCGGTTGCCGCTCAAGCGCATCGGCCAGCCAGCCGACATCGCCGGTGCCGCGGTGTTCTTGGCGTCCGACGCCGCCGGCTGGATCACGGGTCAGTCGCTCATCGTCGACGGCGGTTCGATGATGATGGGCGGGGGCTAGAGCCGGTCGCGTTGCACCTTGCCTGACGCTGTGCGCGGCAGGGCGTCGACCAGCACGATCTCCTTGGGCGCGCAGTAGGCGGGCAAGGTTTCCTTGACCTTGTCGCGCAGTTGGTCGAGCGTCGGCACCTGCGCGCTCCGCACGACGTAGGCGACGACGCGCTGGCCCCATTCGGGGTCGGGCCGGCCGGCGACGGCGATGTCGCCCATCCCTGCGAGCGCACGCTCGACGGCGATCGGCCACACCTTCTCGCCGCCGGTGTTGATGACGTCGCCGATGCGGCCCTCGACGCGCAACACGCCGTCGGTGAGCGAACCGGCGTCGCCGGTGGGCAACCAGCCGTCGGCGTCCTTGGGGTCGGTGCCGTCGAGGTAGCAACGCAGCAGCATCGGCCCGCGCACGTAGATCTGCCCGGTGCCGTCGACGCGTAGTTCGACGGTGTCGAGGGGGCGCCCGTCGTAGGCGACCCCGCTGCCCGTTTCGGTCATGCCGTAGGTGCGCACGACATTGGGCGCCAGGCCGTCGGGTGCGGCAGCGCCGCCGAGCAGGACGCGGCGGTACCGCGCCGTGTCCATGCGCCGCAGCATCGTCGGCACCACCGACACGAGCGTCGCCGTGCCGTCGTCGGTGAAGCTGAAGGGCGTGCCGGCGTGCAGGGCACGCAGCACGACCGACAACCCGCCAATGTGGGCGAGCGGCAAGCAAGCGAACCACTTGTCGCGCTCGTCGACGGCCAGGGCGGCGTTCGACGCACGCGCCGAGGCGGCGATCGCGTCGTGGGTGAGGACGACGCCCTTCGGTTCGCCCGACGTGCCCGAGGTCGCCACGACGAGCGCGTCGCCGTCCGTGAGGTCGCCGGCGCGTGGCAGCGCGGCGCGCGCCGCTGCCGGCAAGCGGGGATCGATCGGGAGCACGACGTGGCCCGCGTCCCAGGCGCGTCGCATGGCGTCGACGAACTCTGCGCCCACGGCATCAATCCCAAGCAACTGCGGCACGACGATTACCGTAAACGCCGGCATGAAGAAGTGGATCGCCGGGGCGCGACCTCGCACGTTGCCCGCCGCCGTGGTGCCCGTCGTCGTGGGTACCGCCGCGGCGCACGCCGCCGACAGTCCGATCATCTGGTGGCGCGCCGCCGCCGCGCTGGTGGTCGCCGTCGCCGTGCAGGTCGGGACCAACTACGTCAACGACTACGCCGACGGAATTCGCGGCACCGACGACGTGCGTGTCGGCCCCGTGCGCCTGGTCGGCCAAAAGCTGGCGTCGCCCGCAGCCGTCAAGCGCGCCGCGATCGCGTCGTTCGCCGTCGCCGGCGTCGTCGGGCTGGCGTTGTGCGCCGCCGCCGGGTGGTGGCTCGCCCTTGTCGGTGCCGCTGCCATCCTCGCCGGCTGGTTCTACACCGGCGGGCCGCGTCCGTACGGCTACGCCGGGTTGGGTGAAGTCTTCGTGTTCGTATTCTTCGGGCTCGTCGCTACCGCGGGCACCACCTACGTGCAGCTGGAGCGGGTGACGGGGACGAGCGCGGTCGCCGGCGTTGCCGTGGGGATGTGGGCCGTCGCGCTGCTGCTGGTCAACAACATCCGCGACCGCGTCGGCGACGAGGCGTCAGGCAAGAAGACGCTTGCAGTCCGCCTCGGCGATCGGAACGCGCGCGCCCTCTACGTCGCGTGCTTGGGTGTGGGATTCGTGTGTGCCTGCACCCTGTCCCTCTGGGTGTTCGTCCTGCTGGTGTTCATGCCGCGGCCGATCTCGAAGGTCCAGGGCGGCGCCGTCGGCCGTGAGTTGATCGCCGTGCTCCAGCAGACGTCGCTCTTGCAGATGGTGGGCGGTGCGGCGCTCAGTCTCGGGCTATTGGTTCGTTGACGAACGCGTCGAGCGCACCGACGAACGCATCCGGTGCTTCGAGATGCGCGGCGTGACCACAACCGTTGAGCGACGCGATGTGCGCGTCGGGCAGCAGCGTCTCCATGCGCTGCGCGATGGCGGTGAACTTCTCGTCCAGGGCGCCAGTCACCAGCATCACCGGGCACGTGATGTCGGGCAGGCGGTCCCACAGCGG harbors:
- a CDS encoding DUF222 domain-containing protein, whose product is MSLVAELAEAVAEHDRFTARLTMAVGAFDASREWDAPGYVSAAEWLREQGYTRADAAWMVSAAKKLRCWPLVAAAWLDGRLSGGQIKIICAQAIDRHVGLFAEHEADLLAHLTSLDTLGTLTAMRVWRQRADALNPGPKPDDRENIAHMSATLEDRGHLTATLDAEGYGLAVAALEVADSHDFDIPAAERRGAALVAIFRWFCDHQNITNPANRHRPHLNVMIDAASLGTDHLEGFDITTGLRFDTETLQRLLCDCDLHRLMAAGSEILDYGRAVRTPPPGLWNALVARDQHCRHPGCDRPPSWCDAHHVEWWERDHGPTSIGNLVLKCSLHHPVAHRVGWSERLHPDGTYELTDPNGRTRVTRPPGTAAPPQDATAERENEFVRHLQAVRARAIGALLDAA
- a CDS encoding patatin-like phospholipase family protein, producing the protein MKTALVLGGGGTVGLAYHAGVLRALEVETGFSPDDAEVIVGTSAGSVVAAYLRSGMSTKDMWLLARGEHPTHESFGGTGDRRPDLFAPTWGNPIDVVRNLIGSAYVLARAVSPFPLRPPAVLRSVFPGGMFTLEEGERRFAEELPSAWPDQALWLTTVDIVTGRRVVLGRPGAPKVELPRAVLASAAIPGVYRPVQVGRRSLIDGGAHSTSNLDLAVQADVDRIIGVVPLAFDTALPPGPLGQLVRNIPARQLHAEMALARRRNIEVLLFRPSASEVRHHGLNLMRPDGLERIAELAYEATVEALATDRFAEAFAA
- the dnaE gene encoding DNA polymerase III subunit alpha; amino-acid sequence: MGSSFTHLHLHTEYSMLDGAARVADVVRAAVADGMPAIGMTDHGNMYGTIDFYETCRKHGVNPIIGFEAYMAGESRFERPPRRGRVDDTGGDAEGGQKLYYHLTLLAENNAGYANLLKLSSLAFLEGYYYQPRLDWELLEKHHDGVIATSGCLGGVVLQALLQGDQRKATKLAGRLQDIFGRDNFFIELQDHGMEEQRRTNPLLLEIAKEIQAPLLATNDSHYTDHSDAAAHDALLCVQTNSTVDDPSRFRFGSDQHYFKTAAEMRYLFRELPEACDNSLWIAERANVTIDFDRAELPKFPLPDGFADDAEYLRHVAYEGARQRYGEVLSQEVTERLDYELQVIGNMGFSTYFLIVGDLIRHAKERRIRVGPGRGSAAGCCVAYCLGITNLDPIRFDLLFERFLNPGRKQMPDIDMDFDERYRGEMIRYVADKYGRDHLAQIVTFSTIKARAAVRDAARVLGYPYVVGDKIAKAMPPLIMGRDTPLGACLELTEGHEGGFQMAGDLRVMYETDPDARKVIDVAKGLEGLRRQSGIHASAVVISREPLMEYCPVQRKPEAGVELEDAPIVTQFEGPAIEKLGLLKMDFLGLRNLTVIEQALDLIEANTGDRPDVDAIPLDDPDTLALLRTGETIGVFQLEGGPMRSLVRALAPTSFDDVSALLALYRPGPMAANMHYDYADRKNGRKPIEHIHPELEEVLGDTYGLMIYQESMMRVAQRFAGYSLAEADNLRKAAGKKVRSIMAAEREKFVEGCEKTGYGAALGTQLFDIIEPFADYAFNKSHTYAYGLVSWQTAWLKAHHPVEYFAALLTSVRDDKDATAKYLSECRNLGIEVLVPDVNQSVAGFGAKGRTIPFGLAAIRNVGTNLVSMIVAEREANGPFLDFYDFCQRVDPIVLNKRSVDSLIKAGAFDSLGYPRQGLCLAAESIVDLVLSRRRERDVGVMSLFDQLDDTGEPSWDDTRVPIPEVEFDKMTRLGFEKEMLGLYVSDHPLKGAEAALRRLTDASVSEARELDDGAVRVVGGVVTTLARKWTKKGDLMATFVLEDLDGAMEVMVFPKVMQEWGSLLTDDAIVCVKARVDKREDEPKLTCLEIRRPEIVFDAASRLELRVSEGVSDTTLAELKRILLEYPGDADVYLHFGTKKLRLPSEFRCDPSTRLVAELRVLLGSNAVI
- a CDS encoding class I SAM-dependent methyltransferase; amino-acid sequence: MRPVAPSLSTEQYIHPDAARMAAVQRIFDHYLVVEDIYPSLARRFAAHGVTRFAEIGGGRGPIAALLAGASTVVVDADETMTTECTTPAVRGDLRARPLADTSVDGVAAVNCFYFLDDPGAGIQEAHRILEPGGLFVASSPSRWNDAELAGIDPNWGTPTTCTRSTLRTGRQRPKASRRR